From Vallitalea longa, one genomic window encodes:
- a CDS encoding ABC transporter permease encodes MSEKIIKKNITFINSLKKSNMTAIGAVLILMIALASIFSPYFLDIYNLQSLVRDLAFIGMIGIGQSLLLLIGELDLSVGKIASLSGIMSGMMMMNWGLNPYLALIAGLIVGLILGYTNGLIITKLRLNAMVATIGMQGVYGGINLVLTKGKAITGIPSTIHFLGKGNLGPIPIPFVFTLIVLVLVMFLIKKTKTGRYIYAIGNNKEAAKILGIKVDKIRGMIYGMVGLISALAGILYVARLGSAQSSIGQNWPMNSIAASVIGGVALTGGIGNPAGALIGAAIISIIQNMIVLFGVNVYWQSAVSGFVVVIAISFSSLSTIIRERKQRKIKVTKVS; translated from the coding sequence ATGAGTGAAAAAATAATAAAAAAGAATATCACGTTTATTAATTCATTAAAAAAAAGCAATATGACTGCTATTGGAGCAGTACTTATACTAATGATTGCATTAGCAAGTATTTTTTCACCATACTTTTTGGATATCTATAATTTGCAATCTCTTGTTAGAGATTTAGCATTTATCGGTATGATTGGTATTGGTCAATCTCTGCTATTGCTCATTGGAGAATTAGATTTATCCGTAGGTAAAATTGCATCTTTAAGTGGAATTATGTCAGGTATGATGATGATGAACTGGGGATTAAATCCCTATTTAGCTCTTATTGCGGGATTAATCGTAGGATTAATTTTAGGATATACCAATGGATTGATAATTACTAAATTAAGATTAAATGCAATGGTTGCTACCATTGGTATGCAAGGTGTTTATGGAGGTATTAACTTGGTATTAACAAAAGGGAAAGCCATTACGGGTATACCATCAACTATACATTTTTTAGGTAAAGGCAATCTTGGACCTATTCCAATTCCTTTTGTTTTTACGCTTATAGTACTTGTTTTAGTTATGTTCTTAATAAAAAAGACTAAAACAGGTAGATATATTTATGCCATTGGTAACAACAAAGAAGCAGCAAAGATTCTTGGTATTAAAGTAGATAAAATTCGTGGTATGATCTATGGAATGGTTGGATTAATATCTGCTTTAGCAGGCATATTATATGTTGCTAGATTAGGGTCAGCCCAATCTTCTATTGGTCAAAATTGGCCAATGAACTCAATTGCAGCATCGGTAATTGGTGGTGTTGCATTAACAGGTGGTATTGGTAATCCAGCAGGTGCACTTATTGGTGCAGCTATAATCAGTATTATACAAAATATGATTGTATTATTTGGTGTTAATGTATATTGGCAGTCCGCAGTTAGTGGCTTTGTAGTTGTAATAGCTATTTCATTCAGTTCTCTTTCTACAATTATTAGAGAAAGAAAACAAAGAAAAATTAAAGTTACTAAGGTTTCATAG
- a CDS encoding sugar ABC transporter ATP-binding protein has translation MKVLEAHNITKIFPGVIALDSVDVSFELGEIHCIMGENGAGKSTLIKCLTGVYEPEEGKVLIHGEDAIKNRALFDKIAYVPQEIDLFLHMSVAENLFLPYEKSGFKGLVNKEILEERAVGILEKFNIRVEPDVLVKDISISQQQLLQIARATVHEEFEVLMLDEPTTSLTTEDTQLLFDIVEQIKKDNKAIIFISHKLEEIFSLGDVITVFRNGKKVVYSRLKSIDIPWVITQMTGRKVDQTQKFYSTKVKNEKLLEVKHLTGERFSDISFDLKKGEILGFTGLVGAGRSELMQAIFGYLPVYSGSVELNGKDWELGNTNYSVKNGFIYLPEERKAQGILPVLSIRENISVSILDKLKSKMGISKTMESNIAQKVINDYEVKTTDMEKEIKFLSGGNQQKVIIGRSMCCNPKVLVFDEPTKGIDVGTKAEIYRMMKELAEEKGIGIILISSEMEEIMKCSNRIIALYNGRKAGEFDISADKEELLGSIIGVR, from the coding sequence ATGAAAGTATTAGAGGCCCACAATATTACAAAAATATTTCCAGGTGTAATAGCTTTGGATTCAGTAGATGTTTCTTTTGAATTAGGTGAAATCCATTGTATTATGGGTGAAAATGGCGCTGGTAAAAGTACATTAATCAAATGTTTAACAGGTGTATATGAACCAGAAGAGGGTAAAGTTCTAATTCATGGCGAAGATGCTATTAAAAATAGAGCGTTATTTGATAAAATTGCTTATGTTCCCCAAGAGATTGACTTGTTTTTGCATATGTCAGTAGCGGAAAATTTATTTTTACCTTATGAAAAATCAGGATTCAAAGGGTTAGTAAATAAGGAAATATTAGAAGAACGAGCTGTAGGGATATTAGAAAAGTTTAATATTAGAGTTGAACCGGATGTTTTAGTGAAAGATATTTCCATATCACAGCAGCAATTACTTCAAATAGCTAGAGCTACAGTTCATGAAGAATTTGAAGTGTTAATGTTAGATGAACCAACAACTAGTTTAACAACTGAAGATACACAACTATTATTTGACATTGTTGAACAAATTAAAAAAGATAATAAAGCAATTATCTTTATATCTCATAAATTAGAAGAAATATTTTCATTAGGAGATGTAATCACTGTATTTAGAAATGGGAAAAAGGTTGTCTATTCTAGGTTGAAAAGTATTGATATACCTTGGGTTATTACTCAGATGACTGGTCGTAAAGTAGACCAAACACAAAAATTTTATTCAACAAAGGTGAAGAATGAAAAGCTGTTGGAAGTAAAACATTTAACTGGCGAAAGATTTAGTGATATAAGTTTTGACTTAAAAAAAGGTGAGATTCTAGGATTCACAGGTTTAGTTGGTGCAGGAAGAAGTGAACTGATGCAAGCAATTTTTGGATATTTACCAGTATATTCAGGATCTGTTGAATTAAATGGCAAGGATTGGGAATTAGGTAACACGAATTATTCAGTAAAAAATGGTTTTATTTATCTTCCAGAAGAACGTAAAGCACAAGGAATTCTACCAGTATTGAGCATACGTGAAAATATCAGCGTTTCTATACTTGATAAGTTAAAGAGCAAAATGGGGATTTCTAAAACAATGGAATCAAATATAGCACAAAAAGTAATTAATGATTATGAAGTGAAAACTACAGATATGGAGAAAGAAATAAAGTTTCTAAGTGGTGGTAATCAACAAAAAGTTATTATTGGAAGATCTATGTGTTGTAATCCAAAGGTATTAGTTTTCGATGAACCCACAAAAGGTATTGATGTAGGCACAAAAGCTGAGATATATCGCATGATGAAAGAACTTGCTGAAGAAAAAGGTATTGGAATAATATTGATCTCATCAGAAATGGAAGAAATCATGAAATGCTCCAATAGAATCATTGCATTATACAATGGTAGAAAAGCGGGTGAATTTGATATAAGTGCTGATAAAGAGGAACTTTTAGGTTCTATTATTGGCGTGAGATAG
- a CDS encoding substrate-binding domain-containing protein — protein sequence MNKKILSLMLTLIMVVSLVIGCSKENKSEVTESSAKVSKDLTFVVVPKCVHPWFDEVNKGAQAQAKALSEQLGVKVTVNYRAPVTADVAEQNTVLEQAAATRPDGIALDPLDYEGNKAVIEEIQKQGIPVVLFDASAPAGSGLTSVGIDFTEQATMASDKLAELIGEEGKVAVMQGVPTAPNHAERYQAHLDALAKYPNIEVIEGGIDNDSVEEAQSQAAAVLAANPDLEGYLNCDGGAAGIAAAVEEAGKTDQVTIVSIANLIDILKYVKKGTITGTSSSIPQLQGSMSVLMLWQVSIGLDIPKVIDTGIVYIDSENVDEWIKIVEN from the coding sequence ATGAATAAGAAAATTTTATCATTAATGTTAACATTAATTATGGTTGTAAGTTTAGTTATTGGGTGTAGCAAAGAGAATAAAAGTGAAGTTACAGAAAGTAGTGCAAAAGTAAGTAAAGATTTAACATTTGTTGTTGTACCAAAATGTGTACATCCTTGGTTTGATGAGGTTAATAAAGGTGCTCAAGCACAAGCAAAGGCTCTTTCTGAACAATTAGGAGTTAAAGTTACTGTTAACTACCGTGCCCCTGTAACAGCTGATGTGGCTGAACAAAATACAGTATTAGAACAAGCGGCAGCAACGAGACCTGACGGTATTGCTCTTGACCCATTGGATTATGAAGGAAACAAAGCAGTTATTGAAGAAATTCAGAAGCAAGGAATCCCTGTAGTATTATTTGATGCTTCAGCACCTGCTGGAAGTGGCTTAACAAGTGTAGGAATTGATTTTACTGAACAGGCTACAATGGCATCTGATAAATTAGCAGAACTTATTGGAGAAGAAGGTAAAGTTGCTGTTATGCAAGGGGTTCCGACAGCTCCAAATCATGCAGAACGTTACCAAGCACATTTAGATGCTTTAGCTAAATACCCTAATATTGAGGTTATTGAGGGTGGTATTGATAATGACAGTGTTGAAGAGGCTCAATCACAAGCAGCAGCAGTGTTAGCAGCTAATCCAGATTTAGAAGGTTACTTAAATTGTGATGGTGGTGCTGCAGGTATTGCAGCAGCAGTAGAAGAAGCTGGGAAAACAGATCAAGTTACAATAGTATCTATTGCTAATTTGATCGATATTCTAAAATATGTTAAAAAAGGAACAATTACAGGTACATCTTCTTCTATTCCTCAATTACAAGGTTCTATGTCGGTATTAATGTTATGGCAAGTATCTATAGGTCTTGATATACCAAAAGTTATTGATACAGGTATTGTATATATTGATTCAGAAAATGTTGATGAGTGGATTAAAATTGTTGAAAATTAA
- a CDS encoding ATP-binding cassette domain-containing protein yields the protein MKKEILRIHDFNMEYSSTVKLTNISMSLMAGECIGFLGLMNSGKNLLVDILCKGENLNQRSFYVNQRIVNCADIQKSVYRIATSNYLIDNWTVGEYICLDSVSSILGIYWKNRLAAKTELFLKHLKLDIDVNKKLGDLSGLEKRLIDLVKAYSLEKKIIVIEDEFQGCSIEDIKQFKEVLNRVINNRMVVIINSHSDYVSNILSDKYIIFKKGYIVKKCNKEYIKDNNHLEKFLLGARITSKKKDLDSYKNEQNIISQVIYSVKNVRLKIRDDIHLDFAKSEVVTILILDVNEKEQFFDLISGRYIDKYMKIYLEQNICNFSNVTDFVKKKIVSIADMGGVDELLLSMSDGDNLWIPSLDKISSLQYIFSQHRMDKMLKKQMKGNIEETGNDIKNMSINDHIILLLERWYIYKPKVLILLEPFVHCDIYGVSLVKSYIKKFTSLGTTVIIVKSREEYIADISDRIIHIK from the coding sequence ATGAAAAAGGAGATATTACGTATTCATGATTTTAACATGGAGTATAGTTCTACAGTAAAACTTACGAACATATCTATGAGTTTAATGGCTGGAGAATGTATAGGATTCTTGGGATTAATGAACTCTGGGAAAAATTTATTAGTTGATATTTTATGTAAAGGTGAGAACTTAAATCAAAGAAGTTTTTATGTAAATCAAAGAATTGTTAATTGTGCTGATATACAAAAATCTGTTTATAGAATTGCTACTTCAAATTACTTGATTGATAACTGGACTGTAGGAGAATATATATGTTTAGATTCTGTTAGCTCTATATTAGGTATATACTGGAAAAATAGATTGGCTGCTAAGACAGAATTATTCCTAAAACACTTGAAATTGGATATTGATGTTAATAAAAAATTGGGAGATTTATCAGGATTAGAAAAGCGCTTGATAGACTTAGTAAAAGCGTATAGTCTAGAAAAGAAAATCATAGTGATAGAAGATGAATTTCAAGGATGCTCAATTGAGGATATTAAACAATTCAAAGAGGTCCTAAATCGTGTTATTAATAATAGAATGGTAGTTATAATAAATAGCCACTCAGATTACGTATCAAATATTTTGTCAGACAAATATATTATTTTTAAGAAAGGATATATAGTAAAGAAGTGTAATAAAGAGTATATAAAAGATAATAATCATTTAGAGAAATTTTTACTAGGTGCAAGAATCACGTCTAAGAAAAAAGATTTAGATAGTTATAAAAACGAACAAAATATAATTAGTCAAGTTATATATTCAGTTAAAAATGTTCGATTAAAAATAAGAGATGATATTCATTTAGACTTTGCAAAAAGTGAAGTAGTTACAATTCTTATATTAGATGTTAATGAAAAAGAGCAGTTTTTTGATTTGATATCAGGAAGATATATAGATAAATATATGAAAATATATTTGGAACAAAACATATGCAATTTCTCTAATGTAACAGATTTTGTAAAGAAAAAAATTGTTTCCATTGCAGATATGGGAGGGGTGGATGAATTATTATTAAGTATGTCTGATGGAGACAATCTTTGGATTCCATCATTAGATAAAATTTCATCATTACAATATATTTTTTCACAACATAGAATGGATAAAATGTTAAAGAAACAAATGAAGGGTAATATAGAAGAAACGGGAAATGATATTAAGAATATGAGTATTAATGATCATATAATTCTTTTACTTGAAAGATGGTATATTTATAAGCCAAAAGTTTTGATATTACTTGAGCCTTTTGTACATTGTGACATTTACGGTGTTTCCTTAGTGAAATCATATATAAAAAAATTTACCAGTTTAGGAACCACAGTTATAATCGTAAAATCTAGAGAAGAGTATATCGCTGATATATCTGATCGCATTATTCACATTAAATAA
- a CDS encoding sensor histidine kinase — MELHKRIRVAILCNVLLIVLIIVGVIMEFSPIIFIATLIIVDIGVLISLYCLVVKPLITFDVSLNQCIENAMDSEEILKKVSDGILFGPKIKNVIEKYSNKKIRGNSAIMYDKQAELTALQSQINPHFLYNTLDSIRGQALIDDNDEIAEMVEALAVFFRYSISRKGDLVTLRDELAYIQNYMTIQQYRFNNRFSLEIYIDEEDQKAYDYFIPKLILQPIVENSIFHGLEDSLESGKVEIEVIVTDSNLILTVSDNGKGMDSKSLLELNRHIRASNQNLENNEERKKKHTGIALANIQRRIKLLFGEEYGLNVYSTIDQGTDVEITLPTNYERKTNKQ; from the coding sequence ATGGAATTACACAAAAGAATAAGGGTAGCTATTTTATGTAATGTTTTATTGATAGTTTTAATTATTGTTGGAGTTATTATGGAATTTTCTCCTATAATTTTTATTGCTACATTAATAATAGTGGATATTGGAGTTTTAATTAGTTTATATTGTTTGGTAGTGAAGCCTCTGATAACTTTTGATGTAAGTTTAAACCAATGTATAGAGAATGCAATGGATAGTGAAGAGATTCTGAAAAAAGTTTCCGATGGTATACTTTTCGGTCCAAAAATCAAAAATGTCATAGAAAAATATTCAAACAAAAAAATAAGAGGTAATTCAGCTATAATGTATGATAAACAAGCAGAATTGACAGCTTTGCAAAGTCAAATCAATCCACATTTTTTATATAATACGTTAGATTCTATAAGAGGACAGGCATTAATAGATGATAATGATGAAATTGCAGAAATGGTGGAAGCATTGGCAGTGTTTTTTAGGTATAGCATAAGTCGTAAAGGTGACCTTGTAACACTCCGAGATGAGTTGGCATATATCCAGAATTATATGACGATTCAGCAATATCGCTTCAATAATAGATTTTCATTAGAAATTTACATTGATGAGGAAGACCAAAAAGCATATGACTATTTTATTCCAAAATTAATTCTTCAGCCTATTGTGGAAAATTCTATTTTTCATGGTTTAGAAGACAGTCTGGAAAGTGGAAAAGTTGAAATAGAAGTTATTGTAACTGATAGTAATCTGATATTAACTGTTTCAGATAATGGGAAAGGTATGGATAGTAAATCATTATTAGAACTAAATAGGCATATCCGAGCATCTAATCAAAATCTAGAGAATAATGAGGAAAGAAAGAAAAAACATACGGGAATAGCATTGGCTAATATTCAAAGAAGAATAAAACTACTTTTTGGAGAAGAATATGGTTTAAATGTTTATAGCACTATAGATCAAGGAACTGATGTAGAAATTACGCTTCCTACTAATTATGAAAGGAAGACCAATAAGCAATGA
- a CDS encoding response regulator transcription factor produces MRDKKLRVLIVDDEFRIGMLVKKLIKWDEIGLECVDVVDKGQTAYDLILTEHPDIVITDIRMPRVSGLDLIRMTKGQAKFIVISGYREFEYAHKALQYGVNDYLLKPINDKELNKVLKKIKEEIIKACIKQKKEEQLKKTITVSEHIIKSNILNNIIEHEDNLSEIEMKEDYNLMINAAAYRGIDIKLDYRDYEKIDKRQDRLTVEKVISIVEENLNEKVNEQLICEKDNLNLYCLINYELKDSKDIKNAINFILTKIQEYLLGFEQYEVTIGIGSEGKNFDKIRFSIQESFKAVQNRIKLGTGRLIYVESVCLENQFDVHKYLDKKKELFLMSIESLSKVSLEQSINQIYSEFQFQDNIDFSCCYDITNELINMFFNHITIKNKEGEQLKQWLLNVYQQCYTLSKLKRLLKKYLGEYLEKCLRILEVKLSKPIRQAKQYIDEHYNEKIILDDIADIVDLNPVYFSVLFKKETGLNFSSYLVNVRMEIAKEMIRNSNKTISAVADGVGYKDARYFSQIFTKIVGIKPALYRKLYS; encoded by the coding sequence ATGCGAGATAAAAAATTGAGAGTATTAATTGTCGATGATGAATTTCGTATAGGAATGCTTGTGAAAAAGCTTATTAAATGGGATGAAATTGGATTAGAATGTGTTGATGTAGTAGATAAAGGACAAACAGCATATGATCTTATTTTAACTGAGCATCCTGATATTGTTATTACAGACATTCGTATGCCTAGAGTCAGTGGATTAGACTTAATTCGAATGACAAAAGGACAGGCTAAATTTATCGTTATAAGTGGGTATAGGGAATTTGAATATGCCCATAAAGCTCTTCAATACGGAGTAAATGATTACTTATTAAAACCAATCAATGATAAAGAATTAAATAAAGTACTTAAGAAAATAAAAGAAGAAATAATTAAAGCATGTATCAAGCAAAAAAAAGAAGAACAATTAAAAAAAACAATTACAGTAAGTGAACATATCATAAAAAGTAATATTCTAAATAATATAATTGAACACGAAGATAACTTGTCTGAAATTGAAATGAAAGAAGACTATAATTTAATGATTAATGCAGCTGCTTATAGGGGTATTGACATTAAATTGGACTATCGGGATTATGAAAAAATTGATAAACGACAAGATAGGTTAACTGTTGAAAAAGTAATATCTATAGTTGAAGAAAATTTAAATGAAAAAGTAAATGAACAATTGATTTGTGAAAAGGATAATCTTAATCTTTATTGTTTAATAAATTATGAACTAAAAGATTCCAAAGATATAAAAAATGCAATTAACTTCATATTAACTAAAATACAAGAATATTTATTGGGGTTCGAGCAATATGAAGTTACCATTGGTATTGGTTCAGAGGGAAAAAATTTCGACAAAATAAGGTTTTCCATTCAAGAATCATTTAAGGCAGTTCAAAATAGAATTAAATTAGGAACAGGTAGATTGATATATGTAGAATCCGTATGTTTGGAAAATCAATTCGATGTACACAAATACTTAGATAAGAAGAAAGAATTATTCTTAATGAGTATTGAATCTTTATCAAAAGTATCCCTTGAGCAGAGTATAAATCAAATTTATAGTGAATTTCAATTTCAAGACAATATAGATTTCTCTTGTTGTTATGATATAACAAATGAACTTATTAATATGTTCTTTAACCATATTACAATTAAAAATAAAGAAGGAGAACAGTTAAAACAATGGTTACTGAATGTATATCAACAATGTTATACCTTAAGCAAATTAAAAAGATTATTAAAAAAATATCTAGGTGAATATCTAGAGAAATGTCTAAGAATTCTAGAAGTAAAATTATCAAAACCAATTCGCCAAGCAAAACAATATATTGATGAACATTATAATGAAAAAATAATATTAGATGATATTGCAGATATTGTAGATTTGAATCCGGTTTATTTTAGTGTACTTTTCAAAAAAGAAACTGGATTAAATTTTAGTTCTTATTTGGTTAATGTAAGAATGGAGATTGCAAAAGAAATGATACGTAATAGTAATAAAACAATATCTGCAGTTGCAGATGGAGTTGGATATAAAGATGCTAGATATTTTAGCCAGATATTTACGAAAATCGTAGGTATTAAACCTGCTCTATACCGTAAATTATATTCGTAG